One Phycisphaerae bacterium RAS2 DNA window includes the following coding sequences:
- the davT gene encoding 5-aminovalerate aminotransferase DavT, protein MSKSISLPVCDHKPRPYTGPSRAEALALRQQYLTPALITYYKDPLMVVEGHMQYLWDETGKRYLDAFAGIVTVSVGHCHPKMVERVRDQVGMLQHTTTIYLHPTVGQYAKKLADHMPGDLKVTYFTNSGSETNDLAILTARAYTGCFDIIGLRNAYHGGSQSTMALTAHSTWKYATPHAFGVHHGMPGYCYRCPLGLTYPSCDVKCARDIGEVIKFTTPGKVAAFIAEPIMGVGGAVTPPPEYFKIVYEEVRKAGGLCIADEVQTGFGRTGTHFWGFQNWDVMPDMVCMAKGIGNGTALGAVTTTPAIAKALTGKLHFNTFGGNPVQATYGMATLDIIDEEGIQANALKVGGELKAGLTALMDKHKLVGEVRGMGLMLGVELVKDRVSKEPAKEETAQLLELARERGLLLGKGGFYGNVLRIKPPMCITSADAAYMVAVVDEALGIIGSGVK, encoded by the coding sequence ATGTCCAAATCCATCTCACTTCCCGTCTGCGACCATAAGCCCCGACCATACACCGGGCCGAGCCGGGCCGAGGCGCTCGCGCTGCGGCAGCAGTACCTCACGCCCGCGCTGATTACCTACTACAAAGACCCGCTCATGGTCGTCGAGGGGCACATGCAGTACCTCTGGGACGAGACCGGCAAGCGCTACCTCGACGCCTTCGCCGGCATCGTCACCGTCTCCGTCGGCCACTGCCATCCCAAGATGGTCGAGCGCGTGCGCGACCAGGTCGGCATGTTGCAGCACACGACAACCATCTATTTGCACCCGACCGTCGGGCAATATGCCAAGAAGCTGGCCGACCACATGCCGGGCGATTTGAAAGTTACTTACTTTACCAACAGCGGCAGCGAGACGAACGATCTTGCGATTCTCACCGCCCGCGCTTACACCGGCTGCTTCGACATCATCGGCCTGCGCAACGCCTATCACGGCGGCTCGCAATCCACGATGGCCCTCACCGCCCACAGCACCTGGAAGTACGCCACGCCGCACGCGTTCGGCGTGCACCACGGCATGCCCGGCTACTGTTACCGCTGCCCGCTGGGGTTGACGTATCCGAGTTGCGACGTGAAGTGCGCCCGCGACATCGGCGAGGTGATCAAGTTCACTACGCCGGGCAAAGTCGCCGCCTTCATCGCCGAGCCGATCATGGGCGTCGGCGGCGCGGTCACGCCACCGCCGGAGTATTTCAAGATCGTCTATGAAGAGGTGCGCAAGGCCGGCGGACTGTGCATCGCCGATGAGGTGCAGACCGGCTTCGGCCGCACTGGCACGCACTTCTGGGGATTCCAGAACTGGGACGTGATGCCCGACATGGTGTGCATGGCCAAGGGCATCGGCAACGGAACGGCTCTCGGTGCGGTGACGACGACGCCGGCAATCGCCAAGGCGCTAACCGGCAAGCTGCACTTCAACACGTTCGGCGGCAATCCTGTGCAGGCGACGTATGGCATGGCGACGTTGGATATTATTGATGAAGAGGGCATTCAGGCGAACGCGCTGAAGGTCGGCGGCGAGTTGAAGGCCGGTCTGACGGCGCTGATGGACAAGCATAAGTTGGTCGGCGAGGTGCGTGGCATGGGGCTGATGCTTGGCGTGGAGCTGGTAAAGGATCGCGTCAGCAAGGAGCCTGCGAAAGAGGAGACGGCACAGCTACTGGAATTGGCCCGCGAGCGCGGCCTGTTGCTGGGCAAGGGCGGGTTCTATGGCAACGTGCTGCGGATCAAGCCGCCGATGTGCATCACGAGCGCCGATGCGGCGTACATGGTGGCGGTGGTGGACGAGGCGCTGGGGATAATCGGGTCGGGGGTGAAATAA
- a CDS encoding Nucleotidyltransferase domain protein, whose translation MRLKRNILPSDAIADYCRRHNISQLSLFGSALRDDFGPESDLDVLIEFSPGHSVGLIRLAQLQRELSELVGGRSVDLRTAEDLSRHFRDSVIAEAEVQYAEN comes from the coding sequence ATGCGGTTGAAGCGGAATATTTTGCCATCAGACGCCATTGCAGATTACTGCCGACGGCACAATATTAGCCAATTGTCTCTATTTGGCTCAGCGCTTCGCGATGACTTCGGCCCGGAGAGCGACTTGGATGTCCTGATCGAGTTTTCGCCGGGTCATTCTGTCGGGTTGATTCGTCTGGCGCAGCTTCAGCGCGAGCTTTCCGAGTTGGTTGGAGGCAGATCGGTCGACCTTCGCACTGCTGAAGATTTGAGCCGTCATTTCAGGGATAGCGTGATTGCCGAGGCCGAGGTTCAGTATGCAGAAAACTGA
- a CDS encoding CAAX amino terminal protease self- immunity — MHNPPDKPHAPVARPIVNESPAPRAAFTTRPVDYAADLDQPTAPTGFPRLTLSRRAALADIFAVVALVALYETATILSGLHETLHVLVPRGGLYVGIVLNGLFCLGAVSAVLKLRGQSPADLGLTPIAPRRLLGWTAAAVPACYALGAAAVITTLIATGRNILEMADERTVFLDRMSDINVSWIAPVVLFVGVYEEILFRGFLLPRLRTIFGNDAGAILVSAALFGAAHYPTQGLEGAMQTGAVGLVLAILVTRLRNLWPAILTHAAIDGISLLATIVFLPAMQEALNTLTTQPTSGPIVP; from the coding sequence ATGCACAACCCGCCCGACAAGCCCCACGCCCCCGTCGCTCGCCCGATCGTCAACGAGTCCCCCGCGCCGCGTGCCGCATTCACCACCCGGCCGGTTGATTATGCCGCCGACCTCGATCAGCCGACCGCGCCGACCGGCTTTCCGCGTTTGACGCTGTCCCGCCGCGCGGCGCTGGCGGACATTTTCGCCGTCGTCGCGCTGGTCGCACTCTACGAAACCGCCACGATCCTTTCAGGCCTGCACGAAACCCTGCACGTCCTCGTCCCGCGAGGCGGGCTGTACGTCGGCATCGTCCTCAACGGGCTCTTCTGCCTCGGCGCGGTTAGCGCCGTGCTCAAACTCCGCGGCCAGTCGCCGGCCGATCTGGGCCTGACACCGATCGCCCCGCGACGGCTGCTCGGGTGGACCGCCGCCGCCGTGCCGGCCTGCTACGCGCTCGGGGCCGCCGCCGTGATCACGACGTTGATCGCCACGGGGCGGAACATCCTCGAGATGGCCGACGAGCGGACGGTGTTTCTGGATCGCATGAGCGACATTAACGTGTCATGGATTGCGCCGGTCGTGCTGTTCGTCGGCGTGTACGAGGAGATTCTTTTTCGCGGGTTTCTGCTACCGCGGCTGCGGACGATCTTCGGCAACGACGCAGGCGCGATCCTCGTCAGCGCGGCGCTCTTCGGCGCGGCCCACTATCCCACCCAGGGTCTGGAGGGCGCGATGCAGACCGGCGCGGTCGGTCTCGTGCTGGCGATTCTTGTGACGCGCTTGCGCAACCTGTGGCCCGCGATTCTCACCCACGCCGCCATCGACGGAATCAGCCTGCTCGCAACGATCGTATTTCTGCCGGCGATGCAGGAGGCGCTGAACACGCTGACGACGCAGCCGACAAGCGGGCCGATCGTACCTTGA
- the galK gene encoding Galactokinase, with protein sequence MDGDNLMSDQTQSTDRLASLLKPALAQWPATGEPAVSKAPGVIDVMGGIGEDSGSLVITSTAGVSFTVALWATAEPNLAVRFCSEGGEATPRDFVRPLGGLLSAAPEAIITEAQSASAEWAAPVLLAVRHAIAHGGFARPTGGFAALVLTDFPPDADLGRHAALSTATIDALCRLSAAPRERLDKAALAADAVLALTGIPAQRIALTALAGPVDGSLLQIQFHPQPKLDPLPLPHGIAVAAARTFLTRPTTPERLIETRACTAMSQLLIAELQRADGVAAPAHRLAAIHPTEYVERFRDRLPSKMTGRAFLEKFGELRGVNGCVVPADTYKVRSRAEHHIYENRRVHEFASLITRAKRNNSLEALAAAGELMYASHWSHSQRCGIGGVETDRLVSAIRKQGAAVGLFGAKVTGGGHGGEVVVLKRADDTARSALAAAVREAQTASNRTIHTFRGALPGAEFFNPAQAMATA encoded by the coding sequence ATGGATGGTGACAACCTCATGAGCGATCAGACCCAATCGACGGATCGACTGGCCTCGCTTCTTAAACCCGCCCTCGCCCAATGGCCCGCCACGGGCGAACCCGCCGTCTCCAAGGCCCCCGGCGTGATCGACGTCATGGGCGGAATCGGCGAAGACAGCGGCTCGCTGGTGATTACATCAACCGCCGGCGTCTCCTTCACCGTCGCACTGTGGGCCACCGCCGAACCGAACCTCGCCGTTCGCTTCTGCTCCGAGGGCGGCGAAGCCACGCCGCGCGACTTCGTTCGCCCGCTCGGCGGCCTCCTTTCGGCCGCGCCCGAAGCGATCATCACCGAGGCCCAGAGCGCATCCGCCGAATGGGCGGCGCCGGTCCTGCTCGCCGTTCGCCACGCCATCGCACACGGCGGTTTCGCTCGGCCGACCGGGGGATTCGCCGCGCTGGTGCTCACCGACTTTCCGCCCGATGCGGACCTCGGCCGTCATGCCGCGCTGTCCACCGCGACGATCGACGCGCTTTGTCGCCTTTCCGCCGCACCGCGCGAACGGCTGGACAAAGCCGCGCTCGCAGCCGACGCCGTGCTGGCGCTCACCGGCATTCCCGCGCAACGCATCGCGCTGACCGCGCTGGCCGGCCCGGTCGATGGCTCGCTGCTGCAGATTCAGTTTCACCCGCAGCCCAAGCTGGACCCGCTGCCGCTGCCGCACGGCATCGCCGTCGCCGCCGCGCGAACGTTTCTCACGCGCCCGACCACACCCGAGCGGCTCATCGAAACCCGCGCCTGCACCGCGATGAGCCAGTTGCTGATCGCCGAGTTGCAGCGCGCCGATGGCGTCGCCGCGCCGGCCCATCGCCTCGCCGCCATCCATCCGACCGAATACGTCGAGCGGTTTCGAGATCGACTGCCGTCAAAAATGACCGGCCGCGCTTTTCTTGAGAAGTTCGGCGAGCTGCGCGGCGTCAACGGCTGCGTCGTGCCGGCCGATACGTACAAAGTCCGCTCGCGCGCCGAGCATCACATCTACGAGAATCGCCGCGTCCACGAATTCGCATCGCTCATCACGCGCGCCAAGCGGAACAACTCGCTCGAAGCCCTCGCCGCGGCCGGCGAACTCATGTACGCCTCGCACTGGTCGCACAGCCAGCGCTGCGGCATCGGCGGCGTCGAGACCGACCGGCTCGTCTCGGCGATTCGCAAGCAGGGCGCGGCCGTCGGCCTGTTCGGCGCGAAGGTCACCGGCGGCGGTCACGGCGGCGAAGTGGTCGTGCTGAAGCGAGCCGACGACACCGCGCGGAGCGCGCTGGCAGCAGCCGTGCGCGAGGCGCAGACCGCATCCAACCGCACGATCCACACCTTCCGCGGGGCACTGCCGGGGGCGGAGTTCTTCAACCCCGCGCAGGCAATGGCCACCGCCTAG